The nucleotide window taccactattaatccttgagattccCAACCCAGCATATAGGTACACCCTCTTTAAACCATAGGCACACTCCAAATTAAATTACACttaaacataaacccacattgtattttcaaaaatataattaaacctggaaataaaaatTTTGGAATTTGCAGGTGCAAAACACGCTGtgggatcatgaggaaggattacattaaGATGTAGTTTGGAAAGCAGGTGTGAAAAACGTCATAATAAAATAGCCTGcacctctctcgctgttgcttgcgtgctagtgattacccctctgaATCACATACatgtgcatgttttgttttgttattttgttgggggggggggggttgtcacAGACATTGACTAGGGACATTAAAAAATGGCACTCTACATTAAAAAGGTTCCCGAACCCTGGACTACACTGATGAATGTATTCTTCTACAATGAACAAAGTGGACACTTCTACAACAGAATGTATCACTTCTCCCTGTCTCAAAGCAGCTGACAAATTCAGAATAGCCTATGGCATTCAGGGTTGAAATACAGTAAATGTGTAATACAGGTGAAAGACTTACTTCCTTGCGATCGTAGTCACTCGGACACGTCTTTGCCCACTAGAATGTTGATATTGTGTTACATACTGTATGGCTCCACGGCCACCCTGTGGGATGGGAGCGTTGTGCTAAGGAAAAAGGAAAAGCAAGTGAAGATCGTTCAATGTTTTGTTCAACAATGTGCTGCAAGTTTAGGCATCTTCTTAACTGTAACACCATtttcagtgacataaatgttcAATTGAAAGCTACATACGGTTTGAAGTTTATTAAAAGACCAGTTCAGCCCATAATATAAATTCAGACATCAtttttaccctcatgtcatttcaaaccagtacattatttatttattttatatactcactgagcacctGTAAACTTGGAAGACCTGTAAACCAACTTCATGacattatctattcagccaattatgtggcagcaatgcagagCATTAAAGCATGCAAATATGGGGGGGGTTAGGTCTCTGCGGAACATAATAACGGGTGTTTCCCAATCTGTGGGCGTTTTCAAACCGGGGTGAGTCTTTCTAAACTATCTAATGAAAGTAGGGAACGtcaatgtagtaatcagtgggtgTTTCCAAACCAAGAAAGGTGTTTCTAAACTATCAAATGAATCTCACTATAGTAGGCAAATAGCCATCccggtttgaaaatgcccactgattgggaaaagcctatttttgttctgcagagacataGGTCTCAAATTTGATCAGTGATTTCGACCACGGCacgattgctggtgccagatgggttggtttgagtatttctgtaactgctcatatcctgggattttcacacacatcagcctctagattttactcagaatggtgccaaaaaacaaaaacaccttgttgaagagagagatcaacagagaatggccagactggttcgagctgacggaaaggctacagtaactctgacaaccactctgtacaattgtagtgaccagaataacatctcagaaggCACAATATATCGAATAtagaggcggatgggctacaaaagcattAGACAACGTCTGGCACATTAGTAGGTCCAATAAAGTGCCTAATAAAGTAAAGTGTTACTAATATAGTTCAAAGTGtgtatctacatttacatttatgcatttggcagatgcttttatccaaagcgacttacagtgcacttattacagggacaatccccccagagcaacctggagttaagtgccttgctcaaggacacaatggtggtggcaatggggctcgaaccagcgatccttctgattaacagcattgtgctttagcccactacaccaccaccatctaTGTATGTTTAAACATGCCAAATTGAGACCAATTTGGTTGCACAATGTTTGTACAAAAAATGTTGCACAAATTTTTATGTCAGTGAGACCAAACGGAATTGGTTCTTGCGTCTCATAAACTGATCATGACGTCAAGTCTAAATATGTGAACGTGTGAAGGAGAATTGAGAGCTACAGTGTGGGCAAATTGTTAGTgaatgacttacattttggtctgttccttgcacaaagctatcgtatgtccTCTAAAGAATTGGCATATAGCACAAAAGTCATATGAATGACATTGGGTTAAGCAAATTATGACCAAATTATGaccaaaattaattaaacaattgTCCAGTGATCAATTACAATCAATTCTACATATTTCCATTTTTATCTATAGTCAATTATATAATTAAGATTCAATCTCCTGCAAATGTTGATCTATCAATATCAAAAACCAAATGtccatttagaaagaaaaaaaattcaatccAAAAATGTTTCATCATGAGTCATGACACGTGATTGCCCATATGACACTAAAACTGTAACATGATGTACCTGCGGGAAAGACTTAAGCTCTTATTAAAGGCACCGAAGCGCTAATTAATTATTAAGGCTTAAACCGCATTAGGGTCATGCTTCTTGGCAATTATACCCAAAAAATATTTGAGTACAAAAAAGCTTATAAAGTCAACAGCAGCCACAACAGAGAGGATATTGAATCTCAAGCTATATGTTTGCAGAGCAGCACAGTTCCAGTCTCCCTGTGTCCACAGAAACTGTACTTTCTAAATGTTAGATGCTTTATTCACCCCGCTACATCTGATTGTAGCTGTTCACATAGTTTTGGCTCTCAAGGCAGCATGTTTACTGTTTTATAACTGGCTGAGGCAGGTCCTGATAGTAGGGGGGGGCCGCATCACAAGTTGTGCTTGGTGAAGATCAGCATGAGTTCCACTCCTCCCATCCAGTAACACCTTCCCTGGAGCTTTGGAACACAGCACAGATAACGGTGACCTCATCTCTTCACAGCTACCAGTTTGATCTTAACCATTGAATGAGTATTTGGTGTTCACTTGACTGTAAATGCCTGCATTTGAATGCCCATGTAAACATAGGTGGCTCATCAGGATGCAGTGGACAGCGATAGTTTATGGCGTGCTGATGCTCGGTTCCAGTGTCTGCTCTGTGTTTGGGAACTGTGTATTACTGTTGGTGGTGTTGCTCAACAGGAACTTACAGACGGACACCTGGGCTCTCACATTAAGCTTCTGTCTGAGCGATCTGGCATTGGGCATCTCCATCATCCCTTTTGGAATCCATAACAGTCTCTTCCTTGTTCAGGGCTACACCAGCAATAGTGCCCTCTGCCAGGGCAGCGCATTTCTGTTCTTGTTGTTCCAGATCGCCTCGATCCATTCTCTCACATGGGCCACCGTTGAGAAGTTCACAGAGATTTGCTTTGCCCTCAGCCACACTGGGATCTTCACAGCACACAGGGCCAAAGTCATCCTTGCAGTGGTGTGGATGTATAGCCTCCTCAATGCAACTCTACCATTGCTTGGTTTTGGTAGTTACGGATACAGCAAAACAAAGTTCCTCTGTGTTCCCCGCTTCCAACCGTCCAGCATTGGCTTCAACATGCTCTTCATGGGACTGGGAATAATCGTTCCAATTCTGCTGATGTGCTCCATGTATggatatatagtgtatatagccAGAAACCAGGTGCGACGAGGGACGTTTGTTTGCAATGAGGACCACTGTTTCTATGTACCAGCCAataattacttcaaaagctcCATAGTAATGGTGACAACCATAGGTAAGCACAATTAAAGCAGGGTAGATAAAGCACctttattatatttgatttgcCACTGTTTTGGATGGTTAATAAGTGCTTATCTTTCTGACATCATTCTATTTAGCACATTCATTTTGCCATGACATATGTTGGATATACTCTAATTATGAGCTTATgactaataaaaaacattcatgtCTTTGTCGATCTCGTAATTACAAGTTAATTACATGAAATCTCAGACTTCTCTCACTTGACCACAGTGGCATCTCGCAAATCAATCAAAACAGCAGCGGTT belongs to Xyrauchen texanus isolate HMW12.3.18 chromosome 16, RBS_HiC_50CHRs, whole genome shotgun sequence and includes:
- the LOC127657134 gene encoding LOW QUALITY PROTEIN: adenosine receptor A3 (The sequence of the model RefSeq protein was modified relative to this genomic sequence to represent the inferred CDS: deleted 2 bases in 1 codon), encoding MSIWCSLDCKCLHLNAHVNRWLIRMQWTAIVYGVLMLGSSVCSVFGNCVLLLVVLLNRNLQTDTWALTLSFCLSDLALGISIIPFGIHNSLFLVQGYTSNSALCQGSAFLFLLFQIASIHSLTWATVEKFTEICFALSHTGIFTAHRAKVILAVVWMYSLLNATLPLLGFGSYGYSKTKFLCVPRFQPSSIGFNMLFMGLGIIVPILLMCSMYGYIVYIARNQVRRGTFVCNEDHCFYVPANNYFKSSIVMVTTIVCLLVCWLPYIVICFYETLTGKESLQPASAVATWLVLFTSALNPWINTMTQT